A window of Candidatus Hydrogenedentota bacterium contains these coding sequences:
- a CDS encoding 4Fe-4S binding protein, with the protein MNLFAEQQQPVAIATRRLYIDLDICAEAGCPVCTAQCSYFYHPENNGVRSIAEMAAYQVVCRRCESPHCVAACPTGALEQQPGRGRLLVRHAMRCISCHSCAHACPYGTIYPECVPILHHICDGCLDRRAEGSEPRCVETCPHWALRLAPPELEEDEHTVFVGPYLAVHVTHWKRD; encoded by the coding sequence ATGAACCTGTTTGCGGAACAACAGCAGCCGGTAGCCATCGCCACGCGGCGGCTCTATATCGATCTCGACATCTGCGCGGAGGCGGGCTGCCCCGTCTGCACGGCGCAGTGCAGCTATTTCTACCACCCGGAAAACAACGGGGTGCGGAGCATTGCGGAGATGGCGGCGTACCAGGTGGTGTGCCGCCGCTGCGAATCGCCCCACTGCGTCGCGGCCTGCCCCACCGGCGCGCTGGAGCAGCAGCCGGGGCGCGGTCGCTTGCTCGTGCGCCACGCCATGCGCTGCATCAGCTGCCACTCCTGCGCGCACGCCTGCCCCTACGGCACGATATACCCGGAGTGCGTGCCGATTCTGCACCACATTTGCGATGGTTGCCTCGATCGTCGGGCGGAGGGCAGCGAGCCGCGTTGCGTGGAAACCTGCCCGCACTGGGCGCTGCGCCTGGCGCCGCCGGAACTGGAAGAGGACGAGCACACGGTATTTGTCGGGCCGTATCTTGCGGTCCACGTAACCCACTGGAAACGGGATTGA
- a CDS encoding NADH-quinone oxidoreductase subunit H, whose protein sequence is MEHGQHAFHSDLRLFLSALIGLAASGLDRVVTARVQYRTGPPLAQPFRDLVKLRHKETLIPDGAAPAVFLGAPLVGLAGVTVAGSILWSAIFLPGDGDLGDLIVVLYLLTLPSLAIMLGGFASANPLASLGGAREMKLLLACELPFLIALLVPVIHAGYEIRLGAILSAQAEGGAVAVHLSGALALVVGVLWMQAKLGLVPFDLAEAETEIGGGALIDYGGPPLAVYRLSHAMLLAVAPLFLMALFLGGAPPTLVGFAGGLVKFAAIIALSTVIRNTNPRLRIDQALRLFWGPITALAVAAVLLALGGW, encoded by the coding sequence ATTGAACATGGCCAGCACGCTTTTCATAGCGATCTTCGGCTTTTTCTTAGCGCGCTGATTGGCCTGGCGGCCAGCGGTCTGGACCGCGTCGTGACGGCGCGGGTGCAGTACCGCACCGGGCCGCCCCTGGCGCAGCCGTTCCGCGACCTGGTCAAGCTGCGCCACAAGGAGACGTTGATTCCCGACGGGGCCGCGCCCGCTGTATTCCTCGGCGCGCCGCTGGTCGGGCTTGCCGGGGTGACCGTGGCGGGGTCCATCCTCTGGAGCGCGATCTTTCTTCCCGGGGACGGCGACCTCGGCGACCTCATTGTCGTTCTCTACCTGCTCACACTGCCGTCCCTCGCCATCATGCTGGGCGGTTTTGCCTCGGCCAATCCGCTGGCGAGCCTGGGCGGCGCGCGCGAGATGAAGCTGCTGCTCGCCTGCGAACTGCCCTTCCTGATCGCGCTGCTGGTTCCGGTTATTCACGCCGGGTACGAAATCCGCCTGGGCGCGATCCTTTCGGCGCAGGCGGAAGGCGGGGCCGTGGCCGTGCATCTCTCCGGTGCGCTGGCGCTCGTGGTGGGCGTCCTGTGGATGCAGGCAAAGCTGGGGCTGGTTCCCTTCGACCTCGCCGAAGCCGAAACGGAGATCGGCGGCGGCGCACTGATCGACTATGGCGGCCCGCCGCTGGCCGTCTACCGCCTGAGCCACGCCATGCTGCTGGCCGTGGCGCCGCTGTTCCTGATGGCGCTGTTTCTCGGGGGCGCGCCGCCGACCCTGGTGGGGTTTGCCGGGGGCTTGGTGAAATTCGCGGCGATCATCGCGCTGTCCACGGTGATCCGGAATACGAACCCGCGACTCCGCATCGACCAGGCCCTGCGCCTGTTCTGGGGGCCCATAACCGCGCTGGCGGTCGCCGCTGTGCTGCTGGCGCTGGGAGGCTGGTGA
- the nuoB gene encoding NADH-quinone oxidoreductase subunit NuoB — MSAAALKAVCNAPWVFHCSTGSCNNCDIEVLDCLCPRFDVERFGMLLAGSVKQADVLLVTGSCNRKSAARLKRLYEQIPKPCLVVAIGECAMSRGIFIESYNCPVPLDHIIPVDLYIPGCPPKPEAVLAGIVRLVGRVTAKGDRAP, encoded by the coding sequence ATGTCGGCCGCGGCATTGAAAGCCGTCTGCAACGCGCCGTGGGTGTTCCACTGCTCGACGGGAAGCTGCAACAACTGCGACATCGAAGTGCTCGACTGCCTGTGTCCGCGTTTCGACGTGGAGCGCTTCGGGATGCTGCTGGCCGGCAGCGTCAAACAGGCCGACGTGCTCCTGGTCACGGGATCCTGCAACCGGAAATCCGCCGCGCGCCTCAAGCGCCTCTACGAGCAGATTCCCAAGCCCTGTCTCGTCGTCGCCATCGGGGAGTGCGCGATGTCGCGCGGGATTTTCATCGAGAGCTACAACTGCCCGGTTCCGCTCGACCACATCATCCCGGTGGACCTCTACATACCGGGCTGCCCCCCGAAGCCGGAGGCCGTCCTCGCGGGCATCGTGCGGCTGGTGGGCCGCGTTACGGCGAAAGGAGACCGCGCCCCGTGA
- a CDS encoding NADH-quinone oxidoreductase subunit C: MNRESILNTLRARAGEDWVALEDKAPARAYAEIRAAALPRLARWLVSEAGARFNIASGVDGRDALEVLYHFTVEDIDLVLTLRVRVPKSDPVLPSLAEAMPAANWIEREISEMLGITFTGHPGMKRLLLPDDWPADSYPLRQDYAEWDAGAIRNRGV; this comes from the coding sequence GTGAACCGCGAATCGATACTCAACACGCTGCGCGCCCGCGCGGGGGAGGATTGGGTGGCGCTGGAGGACAAGGCGCCCGCGCGGGCCTATGCCGAGATCCGGGCCGCGGCGCTGCCCCGGCTTGCCCGCTGGCTGGTTTCGGAGGCCGGCGCGCGCTTCAACATTGCCTCGGGGGTCGACGGCCGTGACGCGCTGGAGGTCCTCTACCACTTTACCGTGGAGGACATCGACCTCGTGCTGACCCTGCGCGTGCGCGTCCCGAAATCGGATCCCGTGCTGCCCTCCCTGGCGGAGGCGATGCCCGCCGCGAACTGGATCGAGCGCGAGATCAGCGAAATGCTCGGCATCACGTTCACCGGGCATCCCGGCATGAAACGGCTGTTGCTTCCCGATGACTGGCCGGCGGATTCCTACCCGCTGCGCCAGGATTACGCGGAGTGGGACGCGGGGGCGATCCGGAATCGAGGTGTGTAA
- a CDS encoding nickel-dependent hydrogenase large subunit translates to MATQVIPIGPYHPLQEEPEFFRLTIEGERVVAADLELGYNHRGIEKLSERKTFDQSTFVVERICGICSTSHPYAYTLAVEDIEGIQAPPRAQYIRTIIAEGERIHSHLLWLGLAGHFLGYNTVFMWGWKLREEILDVMEILSGNRNNYAMFKPGGVRRDIRPQDIPVVLTKIEGIVPTLQMLLDAVRDDPVIHARTAGVGMLSKAGALAWGALGPTARASGVRRDVRKDSPYGAYGDMEWDLIAAENGDVYDKLVIRLREMLESVKILRYCLKSLPDGPIDLNVKHIPPGEGIGHVEAPRGECFHYVRSDGTNLPVRHKVRAPTYMNLPTFQETVVGSMISDAAIILAAIDPCYCCTERMGVYDPGGKRRYTGAELVRLCQEKTERLRKG, encoded by the coding sequence ATGGCGACGCAGGTCATACCGATAGGGCCCTATCATCCGCTCCAGGAGGAGCCGGAATTCTTCCGGCTTACGATCGAGGGCGAACGCGTGGTCGCCGCCGACCTCGAGCTCGGCTATAACCACCGGGGCATTGAGAAGCTGTCGGAGCGGAAGACTTTCGATCAGTCCACCTTCGTGGTCGAACGGATCTGCGGCATCTGCTCCACGAGCCACCCCTACGCGTACACGCTCGCGGTTGAGGATATCGAGGGGATTCAGGCGCCGCCGCGCGCGCAGTACATCCGCACCATTATCGCCGAGGGCGAGCGCATTCACTCGCACCTGCTCTGGCTCGGGCTGGCGGGCCATTTTCTGGGCTACAACACCGTGTTCATGTGGGGCTGGAAGCTGCGGGAAGAAATCCTCGACGTCATGGAGATCCTCTCCGGCAACCGGAACAACTACGCGATGTTCAAGCCGGGCGGCGTGCGCCGGGATATCCGTCCGCAGGACATCCCGGTCGTTTTGACGAAGATCGAGGGCATAGTTCCCACGCTCCAGATGCTGTTGGACGCGGTGCGGGACGATCCGGTGATTCACGCGCGGACCGCCGGCGTGGGCATGCTCTCGAAGGCGGGCGCGCTCGCCTGGGGCGCGCTCGGGCCGACCGCGCGGGCCTCGGGGGTGCGCCGCGACGTCCGGAAGGATTCCCCCTACGGCGCCTACGGGGATATGGAGTGGGACCTGATCGCGGCCGAGAACGGCGATGTGTACGACAAGCTCGTCATCCGGCTCCGCGAGATGTTGGAGTCCGTGAAAATACTCCGCTACTGCCTCAAATCGCTCCCGGACGGCCCCATCGACCTGAACGTGAAGCACATTCCGCCGGGCGAGGGCATCGGCCATGTCGAGGCGCCGCGCGGCGAGTGTTTCCATTACGTGCGGAGCGACGGGACCAACCTCCCCGTGCGCCACAAGGTGCGCGCGCCGACCTACATGAACCTGCCCACCTTCCAGGAGACGGTGGTGGGATCGATGATCTCCGACGCGGCCATCATTCTGGCGGCCATCGACCCGTGTTACTGCTGCACCGAGCGCATGGGGGTGTACGACCCCGGCGGGAAACGCCGCTACACCGGCGCGGAGCTCGTGCGCCTGTGCCAGGAAAAAACCGAACGGTTGAGGAAAGGATGA
- a CDS encoding NADH dehydrogenase: MPDTGAHIVIDRLSGLAAGGLGVFFVLIAVYAAGYLRGRGGRVRFYAALSATALLSVGAVLANHLIVLAVCWGATGLFMYLLIGMPRTEGAAAAAKKTFIILGATDAFMLLGLAFLWRLDSPLYLDQVHLALDTPEAIWAYLLLAAAALAKAGAMPFHSWVADTAEHAPVPVTAFLPASADKLLGIYLLLRLNTGPFVLPPWAHAVLLAIGSVTIVGAVLMALVQHDLKRLLGYHAVSQVGYMVVGIGAGNPIGIAGGLFHMLNNALYKTALFLCAGNVERQAGTTDLNRLGGLARTMPWTFAIFCTASLAIAGIPPLNGFTSKWMIYQGLLERGRDGDPWWAVWIICALFGSVLTLASFVKLAHAVFLGQPSADPPRQVAGEASPIMWAPAALLALVCVVFGLFAWAVPLHLLVYPAVPDVPVFAGLWQPLRVSLALLLALGGGALFYAAAVRGHVRIVEPFVGGERLASHPEMRLSGTDFYDTIENLPVLRGVYRAARNGHLDVYEWGKRLALGLNRALAGLHNGLLPRYLAWMIAAALLLLCVLWR; this comes from the coding sequence ATGCCCGATACCGGCGCCCATATCGTCATCGACCGGCTTTCCGGGCTGGCCGCCGGCGGGCTCGGCGTATTCTTCGTCCTGATCGCCGTGTACGCCGCTGGCTACCTGCGCGGGCGGGGCGGCCGGGTCCGGTTCTACGCCGCGCTGTCGGCCACGGCGCTGCTGTCCGTGGGCGCGGTGCTGGCCAACCATCTTATAGTGCTGGCGGTGTGCTGGGGCGCGACCGGCCTCTTCATGTACCTGCTGATCGGCATGCCCCGAACCGAGGGCGCGGCCGCCGCCGCAAAAAAAACCTTCATCATCCTCGGCGCGACAGACGCATTCATGCTTTTGGGCCTGGCGTTCCTCTGGAGGCTGGACAGCCCGCTGTACCTGGACCAGGTACACCTGGCGCTCGACACGCCCGAAGCGATCTGGGCGTACCTCCTCCTGGCCGCGGCCGCGCTGGCCAAGGCGGGCGCCATGCCCTTCCATTCCTGGGTCGCGGACACCGCCGAGCACGCGCCCGTCCCGGTGACGGCCTTTCTCCCCGCCTCCGCCGACAAGCTGCTGGGCATCTACCTGCTGTTGCGCCTGAACACCGGCCCCTTCGTGCTGCCGCCGTGGGCGCACGCTGTTCTGCTGGCGATCGGAAGCGTCACCATCGTTGGCGCGGTGCTGATGGCGCTGGTGCAGCACGATCTTAAACGCCTGCTCGGCTATCACGCTGTGAGCCAGGTGGGCTACATGGTGGTTGGAATTGGCGCGGGTAACCCGATCGGGATCGCGGGCGGGCTCTTTCACATGCTCAACAACGCCCTCTACAAGACCGCCCTGTTTCTGTGCGCCGGCAACGTGGAACGGCAGGCGGGCACGACCGACCTCAACCGGCTCGGCGGGCTCGCGCGGACCATGCCCTGGACATTCGCCATCTTCTGCACGGCGAGCCTGGCGATTGCGGGCATTCCCCCGCTCAATGGGTTCACTTCGAAGTGGATGATCTACCAGGGTCTGCTCGAACGGGGACGGGACGGCGATCCGTGGTGGGCGGTATGGATTATTTGCGCGCTGTTCGGCAGCGTGCTCACCCTGGCGAGCTTTGTGAAGCTCGCGCACGCCGTGTTCCTCGGGCAGCCCAGCGCGGATCCGCCAAGGCAAGTGGCCGGCGAGGCCAGCCCGATCATGTGGGCGCCCGCGGCCCTGCTGGCGTTGGTGTGCGTTGTGTTTGGACTTTTCGCCTGGGCCGTACCGCTCCACCTCCTGGTCTATCCCGCCGTGCCGGACGTTCCGGTGTTCGCCGGGCTGTGGCAGCCGCTGCGGGTATCCCTGGCGCTCCTGTTGGCCCTCGGCGGCGGCGCCCTATTCTACGCGGCGGCTGTTCGTGGCCATGTGCGGATCGTGGAGCCTTTTGTGGGGGGCGAGCGGCTCGCATCCCATCCCGAAATGCGCCTCTCCGGGACCGATTTCTACGACACCATCGAAAACCTGCCCGTTCTGCGCGGTGTGTACCGCGCCGCGCGCAACGGGCATCTGGACGTTTACGAATGGGGCAAACGCCTCGCGCTCGGGCTGAACCGCGCGCTCGCGGGATTGCACAACGGGCTGCTGCCCCGCTATCTCGCGTGGATGATCGCGGCGGCATTGCTGCTGCTCTGCGTGCTCTGGAGGTAA
- a CDS encoding DUF4040 domain-containing protein yields the protein MAAIYLLLILAIAGAVIALEAREILSSVIAVGASGLALSLAFLLLQAPDVAITQYVVEIVSVVILIRAAGVAGGGERDANARGGRANAVVAGLFIAVLFAVVWRAPPELPPFGAPAMVVSQAYVDRGLAETGAANVVSSVILDYRAYDTLGEATVLVTAALGVIAVARKRGRRGEPSEEAP from the coding sequence ATGGCCGCCATCTACCTGCTGCTGATCCTGGCCATCGCCGGCGCGGTCATTGCGCTGGAAGCGCGGGAAATCCTTTCGTCGGTCATCGCTGTGGGGGCGTCCGGCCTGGCGCTGTCGCTGGCCTTTCTCCTGCTTCAGGCGCCGGACGTGGCCATCACCCAGTACGTCGTCGAGATTGTGAGCGTGGTCATCCTCATTCGCGCGGCGGGCGTTGCGGGCGGTGGCGAGAGGGACGCCAACGCGCGCGGCGGGCGGGCCAACGCCGTTGTCGCGGGTCTGTTTATCGCGGTCCTGTTTGCGGTGGTGTGGCGCGCCCCGCCGGAGCTGCCGCCCTTTGGCGCGCCCGCTATGGTCGTGTCGCAGGCCTATGTGGACCGGGGGCTGGCCGAAACGGGCGCCGCCAACGTGGTTTCCTCGGTCATCCTGGATTACCGCGCCTATGACACGTTGGGCGAGGCCACCGTACTGGTGACCGCCGCGCTCGGCGTAATCGCCGTCGCCCGGAAGCGGGGGCGCCGCGGGGAACCTTCGGAGGAGGCGCCATGA
- a CDS encoding cation:proton antiporter subunit C, producing MTPYLLCLVLFAIGLYGVLCKRNLIKMILGVIIMEYAVNLFFVLAAYRTGGQPPIQIEGVAALPMSDPLPHALVLTSIVIGLATTALLVTMAVRLREQYGGSDAADIQELKG from the coding sequence ATGACACCGTATCTGCTGTGTCTCGTCCTGTTCGCCATCGGCCTCTACGGGGTGCTGTGCAAGCGCAACCTGATCAAGATGATCCTCGGCGTCATCATCATGGAGTACGCGGTTAACCTGTTCTTCGTTCTTGCGGCGTATCGCACCGGCGGCCAACCGCCGATCCAGATTGAGGGCGTGGCCGCGCTCCCCATGAGCGACCCCTTGCCCCACGCGCTCGTGCTGACGTCGATTGTGATCGGACTCGCCACAACGGCGCTTCTGGTCACCATGGCCGTCCGCCTGCGCGAACAGTACGGCGGGTCCGACGCCGCCGATATACAGGAATTAAAAGGATGA
- a CDS encoding NADH/ubiquinone/plastoquinone (complex I) — MIADHIAPLFVAIPLAGAFLVAVAGPGSRRLPEWAAGVCTLSALLLVAPAWLQVRAGGTVVYAAGGWAPPLGISFVLDGLSVFVLLTINLVAFVVALYAPAYIARFTGRWIFQALFLLMVAGMNGVAATGDLFNLFVFLEIASVASYALVAFGTERQELEAAFKYAIMGSVASLFILLGIALIYSRAATLNMADLARTLEGRREDHTSALVAVLFLTGFGLKAALAPFHAWLPDAHPSAPAPISAMLSGVLIKALGIYANARIFFNVLGNLDATLPVLRALGAISMVAGVLLAVGQWDFKRLLAYHSISQVGYIVLGIGLGTPLGLLGGLFHLLNHALFKSLLFLDAGAVAYATGTRDLRRLGGLSQRMPFTSATTLTASLSISGIPPFNGFWSKLIIIVAAVEAGYYSYAVWAVIASILTLASFMKVMKYGFLGPLNPELAEVREVPWTMRAPMVLLAALCALGGLLLLDGPREMLLEPAVSALAQGLAYADTALMEGK, encoded by the coding sequence ATGATCGCGGATCACATCGCCCCGCTCTTTGTCGCCATTCCGCTTGCGGGCGCCTTTCTCGTGGCCGTCGCGGGGCCGGGCTCGCGCCGCCTGCCCGAATGGGCCGCCGGCGTCTGCACCCTCTCCGCGCTGCTGCTCGTGGCGCCCGCCTGGCTCCAGGTGCGCGCGGGCGGGACGGTGGTCTACGCCGCGGGCGGCTGGGCGCCGCCCCTCGGCATCAGTTTCGTGCTCGACGGGCTCTCGGTGTTTGTGCTCTTGACCATCAACCTGGTGGCGTTCGTGGTGGCGCTTTACGCGCCGGCCTATATCGCCCGCTTCACCGGCCGCTGGATCTTCCAGGCGCTCTTCCTCCTGATGGTCGCCGGGATGAACGGCGTGGCGGCCACCGGCGACCTCTTCAACCTCTTCGTGTTTCTCGAAATCGCCTCCGTGGCCAGCTATGCGCTCGTCGCCTTCGGCACGGAACGCCAGGAACTGGAGGCCGCCTTCAAATATGCGATCATGGGATCGGTCGCTTCGCTGTTCATCCTGCTGGGCATCGCGCTGATCTACAGCCGGGCCGCCACGCTCAACATGGCGGACCTGGCCCGGACTCTTGAGGGGCGGCGGGAAGACCACACGTCCGCGCTGGTCGCCGTGCTGTTCCTCACCGGGTTCGGCCTGAAGGCCGCCCTGGCCCCGTTCCACGCCTGGCTCCCCGACGCGCACCCCTCGGCGCCCGCGCCCATTTCCGCCATGCTCTCTGGCGTCCTCATCAAGGCGCTGGGCATCTACGCGAATGCCCGGATATTCTTCAACGTGCTCGGCAACCTGGACGCCACCCTGCCGGTTTTGCGTGCACTCGGCGCGATCTCGATGGTCGCCGGCGTGTTGCTTGCGGTCGGGCAGTGGGACTTCAAGCGCCTGCTCGCCTACCACTCAATCAGCCAGGTCGGCTACATCGTGCTGGGCATCGGCCTGGGCACCCCGCTCGGCCTGCTCGGCGGCCTCTTCCACCTGCTGAACCACGCGCTGTTCAAGTCGCTGCTCTTCCTTGACGCCGGTGCGGTCGCCTATGCAACCGGCACGCGCGACCTGCGGCGCCTGGGCGGGCTGTCCCAGCGCATGCCGTTCACCAGCGCGACGACCCTGACCGCCTCACTCTCCATTTCCGGGATTCCACCCTTCAACGGCTTCTGGAGCAAGCTCATCATCATTGTGGCCGCGGTAGAGGCGGGATACTACAGCTACGCGGTCTGGGCCGTGATCGCGAGCATACTGACGCTCGCGTCGTTCATGAAAGTCATGAAATACGGCTTCCTCGGGCCGTTGAATCCCGAACTGGCCGAAGTCCGCGAGGTTCCCTGGACCATGCGGGCGCCCATGGTGCTACTGGCGGCGCTCTGCGCGCTCGGCGGCCTCCTGTTGCTCGATGGGCCGCGCGAAATGTTGCTCGAACCCGCGGTCTCCGCGCTGGCCCAGGGGCTCGCCTACGCGGACACGGCCCTGATGGAGGGAAAATGA
- a CDS encoding Na+/H+ antiporter subunit E: MMATRLLLFLAAFATWCLLNWPPDPAHLVVGVAVAAVAAGAAGHFFLTRPHLLRHPRRYLYFFAGYLPVLAWECLRANFDVARRVLHPALPIHPGIVTVRTRLRSDAGLTFLANSITLTPGTMTVDIDREAGLLYIHWLDVTTRDPAEATERIARRFERILEEIFE; the protein is encoded by the coding sequence ATGATGGCTACCCGGCTACTACTCTTTCTCGCCGCGTTTGCGACCTGGTGCCTCCTGAATTGGCCGCCCGACCCGGCGCACCTCGTGGTCGGCGTTGCGGTGGCGGCGGTCGCGGCCGGCGCCGCGGGCCACTTCTTCCTGACGCGCCCGCACCTGCTGCGGCATCCCCGCCGCTATCTTTACTTCTTTGCGGGCTACCTTCCCGTGCTGGCGTGGGAATGCCTGCGGGCGAATTTTGACGTGGCCCGCCGCGTGCTGCACCCGGCCCTGCCCATTCATCCGGGGATCGTCACCGTGCGCACGCGCCTGCGGAGCGACGCGGGACTGACCTTTCTCGCCAACTCGATCACCCTGACCCCCGGCACGATGACGGTCGACATCGACCGGGAGGCGGGGCTGCTGTATATCCACTGGCTGGATGTGACAACCCGCGATCCCGCCGAGGCGACCGAGCGCATTGCGCGGCGTTTTGAGCGGATACTGGAAGAAATCTTCGAATAG
- a CDS encoding multiple resistance and pH regulation protein F — MKTLRWTLGLIVLAAVLGALLLAPPTLPLVLDDGVAAHASRAIHVLLIGAVLGLLRVLAGPTVADRIMAIDILGVLIVGICAVLGIASGHSWYLDIAIAWALQSFIGVLALAKHLEGRRYDA, encoded by the coding sequence GTGAAGACCTTGCGCTGGACCCTGGGCTTGATTGTCCTGGCGGCTGTGCTCGGCGCGCTGCTGCTGGCGCCGCCCACGCTGCCCCTGGTGCTGGACGATGGCGTGGCCGCTCACGCGTCGCGCGCCATCCATGTGCTCCTGATCGGCGCGGTGCTGGGATTGCTGCGGGTGCTTGCGGGACCCACGGTCGCCGACCGGATCATGGCGATCGATATACTCGGCGTGCTGATCGTGGGCATCTGCGCGGTGCTGGGCATCGCCAGCGGCCACAGCTGGTATCTGGACATCGCCATCGCCTGGGCGCTCCAGAGCTTCATTGGCGTGCTCGCGCTCGCGAAACACCTGGAAGGGAGGCGCTATGATGCGTGA
- the mnhG gene encoding monovalent cation/H(+) antiporter subunit G, with protein MMREGIGIALIALGVAFDLLGCLGLVRLPDVYCRLQAATKCVTLGTCGILLGVFAIAGLSATGFKALLCALFILLTAPVAAHALARGACRAGIPLAPGSVCDDYAAARDGQPEVPPAAAGKGTDHEVSQGA; from the coding sequence ATGATGCGTGAGGGGATCGGCATCGCGCTCATCGCGCTCGGCGTCGCCTTCGACCTGCTGGGCTGCCTGGGACTGGTCCGCCTGCCTGATGTCTATTGCCGCCTCCAGGCGGCCACGAAATGCGTCACCCTCGGTACCTGCGGCATTCTCCTGGGCGTCTTCGCGATCGCGGGACTGTCCGCCACCGGCTTCAAGGCCCTGCTCTGCGCCCTCTTCATTCTGCTCACCGCGCCCGTCGCCGCGCACGCCCTCGCGCGGGGGGCCTGCCGCGCGGGCATTCCGCTGGCGCCGGGTTCGGTCTGCGACGACTACGCGGCGGCCCGGGATGGGCAACCGGAGGTCCCGCCCGCCGCTGCGGGAAAAGGAACGGATCATGAAGTATCCCAAGGTGCGTGA
- a CDS encoding 4Fe-4S dicluster domain-containing protein, which yields MKYPKVREIREAVRVVFAGPYTSAFPAAPHTPPAAFRGQPVFDAEACLGCLACEAVCPAGAIAHEDVLEGDRGPRRIMIHYTDTCIFCGECEAHCIAGGRGIRLTNAWDLACFERRTARESIEKPLACCECCGAAIATWDHLRWLASRLGELTYASPTLYLAQLRELGLVDAYPGGPTKEGWRPDRFKILCARCRRETALDHDTRAGRSSP from the coding sequence ATGAAGTATCCCAAGGTGCGTGAGATCCGCGAAGCCGTGCGCGTGGTGTTCGCCGGCCCGTACACGTCCGCCTTTCCGGCCGCGCCCCACACGCCGCCCGCTGCATTTCGGGGCCAGCCGGTGTTTGACGCCGAGGCGTGTCTGGGCTGCCTGGCCTGCGAGGCGGTCTGCCCGGCCGGCGCGATCGCGCACGAGGATGTGCTGGAGGGCGATCGCGGGCCGCGCCGGATCATGATTCACTATACCGACACCTGCATATTCTGCGGCGAATGCGAGGCGCACTGCATCGCGGGCGGGCGTGGCATTCGCCTGACCAACGCCTGGGACCTGGCCTGCTTCGAGCGCCGGACCGCGCGCGAGAGCATCGAGAAGCCGCTGGCGTGCTGCGAATGCTGCGGCGCCGCGATCGCCACCTGGGATCACCTGCGCTGGCTGGCGTCCCGGCTGGGAGAACTGACCTACGCGAGCCCGACGCTGTACCTGGCGCAACTCCGTGAGCTCGGCCTGGTCGACGCCTATCCCGGCGGTCCCACGAAGGAGGGCTGGCGGCCCGATCGCTTCAAGATCCTGTGCGCGCGTTGCCGGCGCGAAACGGCGCTGGACCACGATACGCGCGCCGGGCGGTCTTCCCCGTGA
- a CDS encoding hydrogenase 3 maturation endopeptidase HyCI → MSPEVSIALRALLAHRCAIVGVGNPLRGDDGLGPALVSALPPREAWLKIDAGAAPENYMGKIVAFRPETVVLVDAVEFGADPGSCALLHADDLGAGGLTTHDMTLHLAIRYVEAETRARIAVLAVQPESTALGEGLSGPVRAAIREIAALFGAE, encoded by the coding sequence GTGAGCCCCGAGGTTTCCATCGCCTTGCGGGCCCTGCTGGCCCACCGTTGCGCGATCGTGGGCGTGGGTAATCCCCTGCGCGGGGACGATGGGCTGGGCCCGGCGCTGGTGTCGGCGTTGCCGCCCCGGGAGGCCTGGCTCAAGATCGACGCCGGCGCCGCACCGGAGAATTACATGGGCAAGATCGTGGCCTTTCGCCCGGAAACGGTCGTGCTGGTTGATGCGGTCGAGTTCGGCGCGGACCCAGGCAGTTGTGCGCTGCTGCATGCGGACGATCTGGGTGCCGGCGGCCTGACGACGCACGACATGACGCTCCACCTGGCGATCCGCTATGTGGAGGCGGAGACCCGCGCGCGCATCGCCGTGCTGGCGGTGCAGCCGGAAAGCACGGCGCTGGGCGAAGGCCTCTCCGGCCCTGTGCGCGCCGCGATCCGCGAGATCGCGGCGCTGTTCGGGGCAGAATAA